In Carya illinoinensis cultivar Pawnee chromosome 10, C.illinoinensisPawnee_v1, whole genome shotgun sequence, one DNA window encodes the following:
- the LOC122279716 gene encoding CEN-like protein 2 has translation MARMSEPLVVGRVIGDVLDSFMPSIKMTITYNTKQVCNGHELYPSTVTIKPRVEIQGGDMRSFFTLVMTDPDVPGPSDPYLREHLHWVVTDIPGTTDATFGREVVSYEIPKPNIGIHRYVFVLFKQKRRQSVLNPPSSRDHFSTRNFAAENDLDLPVAAVYFNAQRETAARRR, from the exons ATGGCAAGAATGTCAGAACCTCTCGTTGTTGGGAGAGTCATAGGAGATGTGCTTGATTCTTTCATGCCAAGCATAAAAATGACTATCACTTACAACACCAAGCAAGTCTGCAATGGGCATGAGCTCTATCCTTCAACAGTAACCATCAAACCTAGGGTTGAGATTCAAGGAGGCGATATGAGATCTTTTTTCACACTG GTAATGACAGACCCAGATGTTCCCGGCCCTAGTGATCCTTATTTAAGGGAGCACCTGCACTG GGTTGTCACAGACATTCCAGGCACAACAGATGCCACATTTG GAAGGGAGGTGGTGAGCTATGAGATTCCAAAGCCTAACATAGGGATCCACAGGTATGTGTTTGTTCTGTTCAAGCAGAAACGCAGGCAGTCAGTACTAAACCCACCTTCTTCAAGGGATCACTTCAGCACCCGAAATTTTGCAGCGGAAAATGATCTCGACCTCCCAGTTGCTGCTGTTTACTTCAATGCACAGAGAGAAACAGCGGCAAGAAGACGCTAA
- the LOC122278917 gene encoding CEN-like protein 2, with protein MARMSEPLVVGRVIGDVLDAFMPSIKMTITYNTKQVCNGHELYPSTVTIKPRVEIQGGDMRSFFTLVMTDPDVPGPSDPYLREHLHWVVTDIPGTTDATFGREVVSYEIPRPNIGIHRYVFVLFKQKRRQSVNVPPSSRDHFSTRSFAAENDLDLPVAAVYFNAQRETAARRR; from the exons ATGGCAAGAATGTCAGAACCTCTCGTTGTTGGGAGAGTCATAGGAGATGTGCTTGATGCTTTCATGCCAAGCATAAAAATGACTATCACTTACAACACCAAGCAAGTCTGCAACGGGCATGAGCTCTATCCTTCAACAGTAACCATCAAACCTAGGGTTGAGATTCAAGGAGGCGATATGAGATCTTTTTTCACTCTG GTAATGACAGACCCAGATGTTCCCGGCCCTAGCGATCCTTATTTAAGGGAGCACCTGCACTG GGTTGTCACAGACATTCCAGGCACAACAGATGCCACATTTG GAAGGGAAGTGGTGAGCTATGAGATTCCAAGGCCCAACATAGGGATCCACAGGTATGTGTTTGTTCTGTTCAAGCAGAAACGCAGGCAATCAGTAAATGTCCCACCTTCTTCAAGGGATCACTTCAGTACCCGAAGTTTCGCTGCGGAAAATGATCTCGACCTCCCAGTTGCTGCTGTTTACTTCAATGCACAGAGAGAAACAGCCGCAAGAAgacgttaa